From a region of the Eriocheir sinensis breed Jianghai 21 chromosome 25, ASM2467909v1, whole genome shotgun sequence genome:
- the LOC127003248 gene encoding uncharacterized protein LOC127003248 produces the protein MSEKCLHRLLEPQRRKSLGSSTSMRLRRLSQPTPPRQRKPSDTLLRRRRSSLGQQEERLERAAGSSSTHSRRRRSATHRRCTLATLAFCQLPSDASSPASSPTSPSTPSDFPTSFLRPSSNGEGRRSNGSRGSPWHNLRRAWSLISVSCWRETLAQEERKKEAKMRERKRKVPKGILRPPTRYCYHRGVSGLPVSCNIVTRTK, from the coding sequence ATGAGCGAGAAATGCCTTCACCGCCTTCTGGAGCCACAACGCAGGAAGTCCTTAGGCTCCTCCACGTCCATGAGGCTGCGGCGCCTGTCCCAGCCGACGCCGCCCCGCCAGAGGAAGCCTTCGGACAccctgctgaggaggaggaggagcagcctgGGCCAGCAGGAGGAGCGGCTGGAGCGGGCAGCAGGCAGCAGCAGCACACACAGCAGGAGGCGCCGCTCGGCCACGCACCGCCGCTGCACCCTGGCCACCCTCGCCTTCTGCCAGCTGCCCAGCGACGCCTCTTCGCCTGCCTCCTCTCCTACATCCCCCTCTACTCCTTCAGACTTCCCGACATCCTTCCTTAGGCCCTCGAGCAACGGGGAGGGCAGGCGGAGCAACGGCAGCAGGGGCAGCCCGTGGCACAACCTACGGAGGGCGTGGTCCCTGATTTCGGTGTCCTGCTGGAGGGAGACCCTGgcccaggaggagaggaagaaggaagccaAGAtgcgggagaggaagaggaaggttccTAAGGGTATCCTGAGGCCGCCGACGCGGTACTGCTACCACAGGGGCGTGTCGGGGCTGCCGGTGTCCTGTAACATCGTCACACGCACCAAGTAG